AAGAGCCCGGGATCTGACCCAGCAACTTCTGACCTTTTCCAAGGGCGGAGCGCCTGTAAGAAGAACCGAATCAATATCCAAACTGGTCAGGGAGTCCGTATCTTTTGCACTTACAGGATCCAATGTCGCCATGATTTTTGAGATTCCTGAGAATATCTGGCCGTGCTATTTCGATACAAACCAGATAGGGCAGGTCATGGACAACATAGTAATCAATGCCAGGCAGGCCATGTTATCAGGTGGAATTCTAAAGGTAAATCTGACGAATATTCCACAAGACAAAGCACCGGCGTTATTAAAGCAAAAAAAATACGTCAAAATCTCCTTAAGTGATAATGGGCCTGGAATTCCAAAAGAAAGCCTGTCGCATATTTTTGACCCTTTTTTCACCACAAAGGCCCACGGAAATGGCTTAGGCCTCGCTACATGTTACTCCATACTAAAAAGACACGAAGGTATGATTGAAGTTGAAACAGAAAAAAACAAAGGCACTACTTTTCATATTTATCTTCCTGCTTCAACCGAGGACACAGTGATTATAAAGACAGAAACCAGCTACACCTTCAAAGGGCAGGGGAAAATCCTTGTCATGGACGATGAAGTGGCAATGCTGAAAGTGACATCCGCCATGCTTGGCAGATTCGGATATGAAACCCTAACTGCTGCGGACGGAGACGAGGCGATAAGAATCATCAGACAATCGGTTCTTGAAAATCAAAAAATTTTCGCGGCCATCCTTGATCTTACAGTTCCCGGAGGCAGAGGAGGCAAAGACATTATTAAGGAAATACAGACATTGGATCCGTCAATAAAAGTAATAGCTTCGAGCGGGTATTCAGGAAATTCGGTCATGTCAGACCCTGAAAAATTCGGCTTTGTCGCATGCCTTTCCAAACCTTTCAGAATTTCAGAGCTTGCCAGAATACTCGAAGGGCTATCTGACTCAGATAGAATTTTTGATTTTGAAGAAAACAGTCCAACCTGATGGAAACAGGACTGTCTGCTATACTCATCAATGTCACAGCTTGAACATTTGAAATAAGTCAGGCTGTTTGGATGGCAAGCCTGTTGTTGCATCATTACTGGAAAACCCTTTTGAAAAAGGGTTTTCCAGACCTTTCCCAAAACTTTTATGTTTTTTTATGACGAGTTGATAACATATGTTTTTAAAGCAAAAGAATCCATAACCGAAAAGTTTTTGCCAAGCTTTTTTCAAAAAGCGGCCTTTGACCTTTTATCTAACAGAAGAGTTCAATTTATGACGATGTGAAGTATATCTTTTCAAGGACAGTTTATAACTCTTTACACCGCTCTGTTCGGCCTTTACCACTTTGACATATTGGGCATGGATTCAAAAAGCATTTAACAAGGGGAGAATTTCTGTTATTGTGATTGACTTGTGGCGGAGTATTCAGTTGTCCGCCCCGGATCAGGCTCTTGCAGAAAGGCCTTATCATTTGGCGTTCAGAATAACGCTGGGAATACAGGCACTTAAGGCCATAGGAGTACATTGCTTTACCACTTGAGCTGACACGATGCGCTCAAACCCTGAAAGCAAAACGGGGTAGCGCTTGAATGCGGATTGGAAGTTATTATGATTACAGGGCACGGCGGTGATATCCAGGAAACTGCGGCAAGACTTGGCTGCGCAGTCACAGAACTCGTGGACATGAGCAGCAATCTTAATCCGATTGGCCCTTTACCAGGCCTTGAGGAATTTCTCTGCAAAAACATCAGATCAATCATTACTCTGCCAGACGCCGACACTGATCGGGTTTCAAGTTCGCTGGCAAGGCTGTATGACTTGAGCGCCGAAAACATCTCTGCAGGGAACGGCACTACGCAATTCATCTATAATCTTCCTCTTGCCCTGAAATTCAAAAAGGTTCTCATTTTAGGGCCAGTTTATGCAGACTACGCAGACGCATGCGCAATGCACGGAGCAGAAACGACCCTGTTCATGGCTGACAATGACAAAGGATTCGAATGGGATTACAAAAAGCTCGACCATGAGCTAAAAATTCGCGACGCCGTCTACATATGCAACCCAAACAGCCCGACAGGAAAACTGACAGATGCGGCTGAGATAGCCAAACTTGCCGCCCAAAATCCTGATAAATGGGTGATCGTCGATGAGACCTATCTTCCTTTTCTCAAAAACTGGAAAAAACAATCCCTGCTCTATTCAGACCTGAAGAACCTCATAGTGTTTCACTCCATGTCAAAAATACACAGGCTTCCGGGTCTCAGGATAGGATTCATGAAGGCGGACAAGGATGTGGTGAGCAAATTCATGGATTTTTTCATGCCATGGTCCATAAACAGCCTTGCCCAGTCCGCCGTTTTCCATCTTGCGGAAAGAAAAACCGACGTTGAAAAATTCATTAAGGACTCCGCCAATTACGCGTATGAACAAAAACAGATAATCATGGATGGCCTGAAAGGAACAGGAATCGATTTTTTTGCAAGCAGCTCGGTTTTCATGCTTGGCAAAACTGGCCCAGGACTTCCTGATTCTGCAACGCTTCACAACATGATGCTTGAAAAAAAAATCATGATAAGGGATTGTTCCAATTTCAAAGGACTTTCCGGAAGACATTTCAGAATTTCGCTTCATACACAGGAGAACAATCTGAACTTTGTAAAAGCAATCCGGGAATGTATTGGTCCTAAATAGGCACCGAAAATATTTGTTTATGAGGTTTATATGGAAATAACACCATACTGCATGATAATAACAACCTGCTCCACATATGATGAAGCAGCCCATATAGCGAACGGCCTGATAGGGAACAAGCTGGCCGCCTGCGTTCAGCTTTCCGAAATCAAGAGTTTTTATTCATGGGAAGGCCAGATCCAGCATGAGCCAGAAGTAAGACTGATGATCAAGACAAGAACCTGGCTTTATCCTGAAGTTGAGGATTTTATAAGAAAAAATCATTCATACTCCATTCCTGAGATTATTTCTGTTCCCATAGACCGGGGAGAGCTTAAATATCTCAGCTGGATGGATGAAGTGACAGGGAAGACAATAACAGGCTGATTTAAAAAATTACAAGGCAGGCTGACGTCGGATTACGGGCAAAGGACGCTCTAATCCGTCCTACGAACTAAAAAATAGCCTGAATAACAAATACATTTTAACGACTACACAAACAAGGACTCCTAAGTGTCAAACAGCAGATTCGGAAAAACAGGCAAAAAGTTGACATCCGTTCTGATTATTGCGTGTTTTCTTGGTTTTACTGGCTGCGGTGGAAGCAGCGAGGTTTCATCTCCAAGAATGGGCAAAATCATGGGTGGCAAGATAATTGAAAAAACAGACGCAAATGGCCACATCCTTAAAACAGTTCCGCTTGCAGAGGATATTTCAGGCCTTACATACAGAAGTGGACGCAGAGTGGGCGTGACTGACAAGGATGGCTTTTTTTTCTATAAGCCAGGTGAGACAATAGAATTCGCCATAGACAGAGTTCTTGTGGGCAAGCTTGACATAAGCGAAACCGAAACAGGCTACGCATATACAAGAAAAAATCTGAACACCACGGAATACAAATATTACATACCCACAGCAAGCACGGATGAGGATAGAATCCTTCTGGTTTCCATGAGGGATGTGGCAGCAGGGTGGGATGCCGAGCTTAATGAAGCAAAGGTCATTAATATGATCAGATTCCTTGAAAGCCTGGATGAGGACAAAAATTCCTCAAACGGGATCAAAATCTCAAGCAGCACTGCAACCCTTGTGCAGAATACATGCGATTCCCTCGGAATAACAGAAATTGATTTCTCATCCTCGACCCAGTCAGAAGCAATTATTTCAGGAATGAACTCGGTCGCAGGATCCGGTTCTTATATTCTGAACCCCGATAACGCAAAAATGAAAGACTGTCTCTACTCCGCATATTCCAAATACAGAGCCATGCCGCTCGCCCTTTTCAGCCTTGGAGACGGGTTCATGGCAGGTGCCCAGAGCGGCATCACCAACATCCATGAAGCGACCCAGAACAGAGGAGTTGCAAGAATAACGTCTGATCTTCTGAATGAAGCAGGAGACAACGGCATATGGGTAGCTCCCCTCCTTTCTATGAATGCGGACAGATCTGTCGTAAGAAAAACAGAATATGACACAAATGGCAATGTGGTATTATATATACCGTCCAACGTTTCCGTTCCCACAGCCACAAGTGAAGACATTCTTGCAAAATACACCGGCTCGGGAGACTCTCTGCTTGACGAGCTTCTTAAACCTGTCACATGGGCAGACTGTCTCAATGCCCCGGCAACACAGCTCGATGCAGTTCTTTATTCTGCATCCCAGGATACAGCCAAAGGCAGACTCAAGATATTCACAATCTGGACAGGAATGCAGGACGTTTACAAAAACGTCGTGCCTGGCACATCAGCGAACCTTGACAACGTGACAGCCGGGCTAAGCGATATAGAAACAGTAAAAAGCAGCATTAACCAGACCGTCACAAGAATAAAAAACAAGTATCCTGATGCCAAGATTTTCATAGCCACAATCCCTGATATTGACACCATGGCTGTTTCCCTGTCGTCCGAAGACCTTGCGACATTTGTATCAAACAGCAATCTGAACGCCATAGAGTCGCCTGTCATTATTGGACTTGAGCCCGGCTCAAGAGTTGGCCTCAATGCTTTCATAAACAAAATAGCCCCGACCCTGAATCCTGGGATGACCTTGATCAATGTCAACGCGGCCATTGCCGGCCTTTCTTCCTCGGAAATACTGAGTTCATCCGAGCAGGCCGAGCTAAAAACAAGGTCAGACGCATTGAACTCATACATTTCAAGTCTGGCAGACAGCAAAACCGTATATAAAGTTGATATAAACGGTCTCTTTAAAGACTATAAAAACAATAAATTCGCATATATAGACGAAAAATATTTTGTAAGGGTTCCGGCCGAGGGATTTGAGGATACAACATCATCCATAAGATATATCACTCCTGTGTGGGGAGGCGGTCTTTTCAGCTCCGACGGCTATTACCCGTCACATACAGGAAACGCCCTCATTGCCAACAGCTTTTTTACCCAGATGACAAAAGCGGATCTGGGCTTTGATCCTGAAAATATTCAGAAGCCAACTGCACTTACGCTTAATCACGAAGAAGAATACTGGTACATAAATGTTGAGGCTGCCTGGGACATAGACCCATACAGGGACTTCGACAGGGACGGATTCCCAGGAGGGCCTGGATTGATGCCCCCCACAGATGACCTTACCAACTATATACCTGTGGCATCTCCTGAATTCTCGGCTGTGGAAGACTGCGATGACGCAACAACAACATCCGGCAAGGTAAACAAGCTGCCAAAGGCTGTTACTGGCGTAGACTGCCAATAATATAATGCAAATATAAACAGGAAAGACTGACTGATGAAATTAAAGAACAAGCTGAAAATATACGGAATGGCTTTTGTGTTCCTGACTTTGTCATCAAGCCCTGCATTCTCTGGCGAATACGGCCAGTTTGCCATAGGAGCAAGACTCTACAATTTTGAAACAGGCACAAGCGATATGAATGAAGTCGACATTGCCTTTGATTCGGCTTATCCCATAGACCTCAATCTTACGTGGAAATTCATGGACAATCTATCTCTTGAATTTTCAACTACCCAGTTCAAACAGGAGGTTGATGGTCGAATTGATGATTTTTCAGGTTATATGGGAGAACTCACCCAAACTCCGGTGTTTTTAACCCTGAGATACGAACAGCAGATTCATGAGAGTGACATCAACATGTATTTCGGTGTTGGAGGAGCTTACATAATGAACGATTTCGACTTCAAAAAACGTGAATTTCCGGATTCTTTTTTTGGTGTAAACTATAAGAATGTGGATATTGATGACAGTTTAGCATTAACCCTGAGCATAGGAGCTGAATACAAATTCAGAGAAAATCTTGCTATGTGCGGAGACATCAAGCTCATTCTGAACCAGGCTAATTTCACAGTGGATTATTTTGACAACACAACAGGAGAGGAAGATGTCGGACTGACATCTTCCATGTTCGGTCTCGGCCTGAAGTATTATTTCTGATACAAACACTGATTCGCAGGCAATCCCTGGACTGGCCATCACCTGCCCAGGGATTATTAAACAATTATTCATTTATTGATGAACTCGCAAAAACTCAAAAAAGGCAACGACGTCATGCCGGATTTGATACGGCATCCATTATTTTCAGTAAGTTCTGGAGTCCGGCTTGCGCCGGAATGACGAGAATCGGACTTTTTGCGACCTTGTCATTTATTGATTTCATGCTAAAAACAAAAAGAGTATAGTAAAAATATCTATAAAGTTAGGCCATTCTGACATTAACCATTATCAAGGAGGCCTCGTATGTACAAATCCATAAAAAACATACTTTTTGCCACAGATCTTTCAGATTCTGCCAAAGATGCCCTCAAGTACGCAATCAGCCTTGCTGAAAAACACCAGGCGAAAATAACCGCATTCCATGTACTTCCTGATGTGATGGAAAATTTCTTCTGGGGTGCCGGATTTGAGATGGACATGCATTTTGACGCAGAAGCATGGAAAGAGGTCACAGAAGGAAGGCATGCCACTGCATTAGAAATCATTTCCAAGCATATCGAGGAAGTCAGAAAAGGAATAGAAGAAGCCAAGGACGTATCAGTCAGGGTAAAGGTGGAAATCGGCCACCCTGTTAAAAATCTGCTCGAAGAATCCGAACAGGGCTATGATCTGATCGTCATGGGCACAATGGGTCACAGCAAGTTTGAAGACATGATACTGGGAAGCGTTGCAACAGGTGTTGTCAGAAGATGCAAGATACCGGTCATGGTTGTACCTCTTGCCGATAAAAAGGAATAATGGAGTTAAGGTTTGAAGCTTTTTTCAAAGAAAACAGATACCATGCACTGGGAAAGCGAAGCAGAAGAAGCTGTCGGAAAAGCGCCTTTTTTCATAAGGCCTAAAATAAAAACGAAAATAGAGGAATTCTGCAGGGCCGAAGGCAGTAGTAAAGTAACCCTTGATATAGTCAACAGGGCAAAATCCAGTTTTACCGAAGAGATGCATAAAAACGTCAAGGGTTACCAGATTTCCTCATGTTTTTCATCCAGCGGATGCCCGAACAGAATTTTTTCAACTGAAAACCTTCTGGCAAGGCTCGAAGAAGAATTGAAAAATGCGGACATATTAGGCTTCCTTAAATCAAATATTAAAGACGGA
Above is a genomic segment from Desulforegula conservatrix Mb1Pa containing:
- a CDS encoding pyridoxal phosphate-dependent aminotransferase; amino-acid sequence: MITGHGGDIQETAARLGCAVTELVDMSSNLNPIGPLPGLEEFLCKNIRSIITLPDADTDRVSSSLARLYDLSAENISAGNGTTQFIYNLPLALKFKKVLILGPVYADYADACAMHGAETTLFMADNDKGFEWDYKKLDHELKIRDAVYICNPNSPTGKLTDAAEIAKLAAQNPDKWVIVDETYLPFLKNWKKQSLLYSDLKNLIVFHSMSKIHRLPGLRIGFMKADKDVVSKFMDFFMPWSINSLAQSAVFHLAERKTDVEKFIKDSANYAYEQKQIIMDGLKGTGIDFFASSSVFMLGKTGPGLPDSATLHNMMLEKKIMIRDCSNFKGLSGRHFRISLHTQENNLNFVKAIRECIGPK
- the cutA gene encoding divalent-cation tolerance protein CutA, which translates into the protein MEITPYCMIITTCSTYDEAAHIANGLIGNKLAACVQLSEIKSFYSWEGQIQHEPEVRLMIKTRTWLYPEVEDFIRKNHSYSIPEIISVPIDRGELKYLSWMDEVTGKTITG
- a CDS encoding OmpW family outer membrane protein, with product MKLKNKLKIYGMAFVFLTLSSSPAFSGEYGQFAIGARLYNFETGTSDMNEVDIAFDSAYPIDLNLTWKFMDNLSLEFSTTQFKQEVDGRIDDFSGYMGELTQTPVFLTLRYEQQIHESDINMYFGVGGAYIMNDFDFKKREFPDSFFGVNYKNVDIDDSLALTLSIGAEYKFRENLAMCGDIKLILNQANFTVDYFDNTTGEEDVGLTSSMFGLGLKYYF
- a CDS encoding universal stress protein, translating into MYKSIKNILFATDLSDSAKDALKYAISLAEKHQAKITAFHVLPDVMENFFWGAGFEMDMHFDAEAWKEVTEGRHATALEIISKHIEEVRKGIEEAKDVSVRVKVEIGHPVKNLLEESEQGYDLIVMGTMGHSKFEDMILGSVATGVVRRCKIPVMVVPLADKKE